In Oxalobacteraceae sp. CFBP 8761, the following are encoded in one genomic region:
- a CDS encoding NAD(P)-dependent glycerol-3-phosphate dehydrogenase: protein MQQNKLTKITVLGAGAWGTAVAIALAARHDVLLWGRNPQQMQDIDAARDNRAYLPGHPLPASLRVSADFDAALAHVATSAPDETPLLILACPVAGLRPLLEQLRGRSIPNVVWLCKGFEAGTALLPHQVVAQVLGDAVPGAALSGPSFAQEVARGLPCALTVASSSRALRERVVALAHGDNLRVYSCDDLVGVEVGGAVKNVMAIATGTSDGLGLGLNARAALITRGLAEITRLGLALGAQPGTFMGLSGMGDLILTCTGDLSRNRRVGLALAEGKALATIVAELGHVAEGVPCAKAVRELAHKLGVDMPITEAVAGVLFDGVDAARTAAGLLARDPRIEVA from the coding sequence ATGCAACAGAATAAGCTCACCAAAATCACTGTCCTGGGCGCCGGCGCCTGGGGCACCGCCGTGGCCATCGCCCTGGCGGCGCGCCACGACGTGCTGCTGTGGGGCCGCAATCCCCAGCAGATGCAGGACATCGACGCCGCGCGCGACAACCGCGCCTACCTGCCAGGCCATCCGCTGCCGGCATCCCTGCGCGTGAGCGCCGACTTCGACGCGGCGCTGGCCCATGTCGCCACGAGCGCGCCGGACGAGACGCCGCTCCTGATCCTGGCCTGCCCGGTGGCCGGCCTGCGCCCCCTGCTCGAACAATTGCGCGGTCGCTCGATTCCCAACGTCGTCTGGCTGTGCAAGGGCTTCGAGGCCGGCACCGCCCTGCTGCCGCACCAGGTGGTCGCGCAAGTCCTGGGCGACGCCGTGCCGGGCGCAGCGCTGTCCGGCCCGTCGTTCGCCCAGGAAGTGGCGCGCGGCCTGCCGTGCGCGCTGACCGTCGCATCGAGCTCGCGCGCTTTACGTGAACGCGTCGTCGCGCTGGCGCACGGCGACAACCTGCGCGTGTATTCGTGCGACGACCTGGTCGGCGTGGAAGTCGGCGGCGCCGTCAAGAACGTGATGGCCATTGCCACTGGCACATCGGACGGCCTGGGCCTGGGCCTGAATGCCCGCGCCGCCCTGATCACGCGCGGACTGGCCGAGATCACGCGCCTGGGACTGGCGCTGGGCGCGCAGCCGGGCACGTTCATGGGCCTCAGTGGCATGGGCGACCTGATCCTGACGTGTACGGGCGATCTGTCGCGTAACCGGCGCGTGGGCCTGGCGCTGGCAGAAGGCAAGGCGCTGGCGACCATCGTGGCCGAGCTGGGCCATGTGGCCGAAGGCGTGCCATGTGCAAAAGCCGTGCGCGAACTGGCGCACAAGCTGGGTGTAGATATGCCGATCACCGAGGCGGTGGCTGGCGTGCTGTTTGATGGGGTGGATGCAGCGCGAACGGCGGCGGGTTTGCTGGCAAGGGATCCGCGGATCGAAGTCGCGTAA
- a CDS encoding DUF2461 domain-containing protein, producing the protein MHLRDLTQYLNELTESNNRPWFIMNKPRYDILREEFQEVVTELIRAITAFDKQVAACNPKKAMFRINRDIRFSKNKTPYKTRFSAGITPNDKRRPSAGGGSTYYFQIDASGKLGFGVGEYLPPPPRLKAIREHVVNDATGFGKMLKNKHLRATYGDLLDEDKLQRPPKGFDADHPHVEYLKLKSFFVWTEVDLALNAPEKLVPQLAQGFKDAFALVTWLRSVPEQHDE; encoded by the coding sequence ATGCACCTGCGCGACCTGACGCAATACTTGAACGAACTGACCGAGAGCAATAACCGCCCCTGGTTCATCATGAACAAGCCGCGCTACGATATCCTGCGCGAAGAATTCCAGGAGGTTGTCACTGAACTGATCCGGGCCATCACGGCCTTCGACAAGCAGGTCGCGGCCTGCAACCCGAAGAAGGCGATGTTCCGCATCAACCGCGACATTCGCTTTTCAAAGAACAAAACGCCGTACAAGACGCGCTTCTCGGCCGGTATCACGCCGAACGACAAGCGCCGGCCCAGTGCAGGCGGTGGCTCGACCTATTATTTCCAGATCGATGCCAGCGGCAAGCTCGGTTTTGGCGTCGGCGAATACCTGCCGCCACCCCCGCGCCTGAAGGCCATTCGTGAGCACGTGGTCAACGATGCGACGGGTTTTGGCAAAATGTTGAAGAATAAGCATCTCCGCGCCACCTATGGTGACCTCCTGGACGAGGACAAGTTGCAGCGTCCACCAAAGGGTTTCGATGCGGATCATCCGCATGTCGAGTACCTGAAGCTGAAAAGCTTTTTCGTGTGGACCGAAGTCGATCTGGCGCTCAATGCGCCGGAAAAACTGGTGCCGCAACTGGCGCAGGGATTCAAGGACGCGTTTGCGCTGGTCACCTGGCTGCGCAGCGTTCCAGAACAACACGACGAATAG
- a CDS encoding trypsin-like peptidase domain-containing protein, producing MFAQTVTVALAIWFVVAALRPGWLESTPAPKQVQVGTPGKPVPMLQAPPRPATGSYRDAAAKAMSSVVNIYTSKASREAHPLLKDPLFRRFFGGDRAPQAEQLASLGSGVIVSSDGYIVTNFHVIDGADAIEVGLADGRKAAATLVGTDPETDLAVIRIKERNLPVMVLGDPELARVGDVVLAIGNPFGVGQTVTMGIISALGRNNLHINHVENFIQTDAAINFGNSGGALVDTNGHLLGINSAIYSQSGGSVGIGFAIPVSTAKSVLDAIVKNGEVVRGWIGIESQDITPEMVESFGLSKRSGAMIAGVVRGGPAERAGIQPGDILVAVAGKKVADTSEMLKLVAQLEPGASVPMTIVRQGRETAIAVKVGRRPRQTP from the coding sequence CTGTTTGCGCAAACGGTTACGGTAGCGCTGGCCATCTGGTTTGTCGTGGCCGCGTTGCGGCCGGGCTGGCTCGAATCGACGCCGGCACCGAAGCAAGTGCAGGTGGGTACCCCGGGCAAACCGGTGCCCATGCTGCAGGCGCCACCCCGGCCCGCCACCGGCAGCTACCGCGACGCTGCCGCCAAGGCGATGTCGTCGGTAGTCAATATCTACACGAGCAAGGCGTCGCGCGAGGCGCATCCGCTGCTGAAAGACCCGCTGTTTCGCCGGTTCTTCGGCGGCGACCGCGCGCCGCAGGCCGAGCAGCTGGCCAGCCTCGGCTCGGGCGTCATCGTCAGCAGCGACGGGTACATCGTCACCAATTTCCATGTGATCGATGGCGCCGATGCGATCGAGGTGGGCCTGGCCGATGGCCGCAAGGCAGCGGCAACGCTGGTCGGCACCGATCCGGAAACCGACCTGGCCGTGATCCGCATCAAGGAGCGCAACTTGCCGGTGATGGTGCTGGGCGACCCGGAACTGGCGCGCGTGGGCGACGTGGTACTGGCCATCGGCAACCCATTCGGTGTCGGCCAGACGGTCACGATGGGGATCATCTCGGCGCTGGGGCGTAACAACCTGCACATCAACCACGTCGAGAATTTCATCCAGACCGATGCCGCGATCAACTTCGGCAACTCGGGCGGGGCGCTGGTCGATACCAATGGCCACCTGCTTGGCATCAACTCGGCGATTTATTCGCAGAGCGGCGGCTCGGTGGGCATCGGGTTTGCCATTCCCGTGTCCACCGCCAAGAGCGTGCTGGACGCCATCGTCAAGAACGGTGAGGTAGTGCGCGGCTGGATCGGCATCGAGTCACAGGACATCACGCCCGAAATGGTCGAGAGCTTTGGCTTGTCCAAACGCAGCGGCGCCATGATTGCCGGCGTGGTGCGCGGCGGGCCGGCCGAGCGCGCCGGGATTCAGCCGGGCGACATCCTGGTGGCAGTTGCTGGTAAAAAAGTGGCTGACACGAGCGAGATGCTCAAGCTGGTGGCCCAGCTCGAGCCGGGCGCGTCCGTACCAATGACGATTGTGCGCCAGGGGCGTGAAACAGCGATCGCCGTCAAGGTCGGCCGCCGTCCACGCCAGACGCCCTGA
- the mscL gene encoding large conductance mechanosensitive channel protein MscL, protein MAMMDEFKKFAMRGNVMDLAVGVIIGGAFGRIVDSLVKDVIMPPIGAMFGGLDFANYYIPLNGQGYNLPLAEAQKAGAVLAYGNFLTIMLNFILLAFVIFQMVRLMNRLRGPVEAPTPAATPEDVLLLREIRDALKK, encoded by the coding sequence ATGGCAATGATGGACGAATTCAAGAAGTTTGCGATGCGCGGCAATGTGATGGACCTGGCCGTCGGCGTGATCATCGGTGGGGCCTTCGGCCGTATCGTCGATTCGCTGGTCAAGGACGTCATCATGCCGCCGATCGGCGCGATGTTCGGTGGTCTTGATTTCGCCAATTATTACATCCCCCTCAATGGCCAGGGCTATAACCTACCACTTGCCGAGGCGCAAAAGGCAGGGGCCGTGCTGGCGTACGGTAATTTCTTGACGATCATGCTGAACTTTATCCTTCTTGCATTTGTCATCTTCCAGATGGTGCGCCTGATGAACCGCCTGCGTGGCCCCGTCGAAGCACCGACACCGGCCGCCACGCCTGAAGACGTACTGCTGCTGCGCGAGATCCGGGACGCCCTCAAAAAGTGA
- the petA gene encoding ubiquinol-cytochrome c reductase iron-sulfur subunit, with translation MSTQKQVDPGRRGLLVATCAAGGVVGVATAGALVSTFQPSERAKAAGAPVEVDIGDVAPGEMKVVEWRGKPVWILRRTPAMMATLDKDQDELADPASEKIFQLEMPEYCKNPHRSRVEHKEVLVTVGICSHLGCSPSSRLAAGPQPNLPNDWPGGFLCPCHGSTFDLSARVFKNKPAPTNMDVPPYMYLSDSRIVIGKDEKGEA, from the coding sequence ATGAGTACTCAAAAGCAGGTCGATCCTGGTCGACGGGGCTTGCTGGTCGCGACATGCGCCGCAGGCGGCGTCGTCGGCGTGGCCACGGCGGGAGCCCTGGTCAGCACCTTCCAGCCATCCGAGCGCGCCAAGGCCGCAGGCGCACCGGTTGAAGTCGATATCGGCGACGTCGCCCCCGGCGAAATGAAAGTCGTCGAATGGCGCGGCAAGCCGGTCTGGATTCTGCGCCGTACCCCGGCCATGATGGCCACGCTCGACAAAGACCAGGACGAACTGGCCGACCCCGCCTCCGAAAAGATATTCCAGCTCGAGATGCCGGAATACTGCAAGAACCCCCACCGCTCGCGCGTCGAACACAAGGAAGTGCTGGTCACCGTGGGCATCTGCTCGCACCTGGGCTGTTCGCCCTCGTCGCGCCTGGCCGCCGGCCCGCAGCCGAACCTGCCCAACGACTGGCCGGGCGGCTTCCTGTGCCCGTGCCATGGCTCGACCTTCGATCTGTCCGCACGCGTCTTCAAGAACAAGCCGGCGCCGACGAATATGGACGTTCCCCCGTACATGTATCTCTCCGATAGCAGGATCGTGATCGGCAAAGACGAGAAAGGCGAGGCATAA
- a CDS encoding cytochrome bc complex cytochrome b subunit produces MGAFKETKLPADAPAARKALAWVDDRFPATKLWNDQWGKYHAPKNFNVWYLFGSLSALVLVLQIVTGIFLTMHYKPDATLAFGSVEYIMREVPWGWLVRYMHSTGASAFFIVVYLHMARGLMYGSYRKPRELVWLFGFGIFLCLMAEAFFGYLLPWGQMSYWGAQVIVNLFGAIPVIGSDLSLWIRGDYVVSDATLNRFFAFHVIALPLVIIGLVVAHLTALHEVGSNNPDGIEVKDHIGPDGYPLDTIPSHPYYTTKDLFGVSVFLLLFSAVVFFAPEMGGYFLEYNNFLPADSMKTPSHIAPTWYFTPFYSVLRATTADFMYVLMAAVAAYVVFIWFKSRLAFTTKAIIAVVGLLLVIGMLPQVLDAKFWGVVLFGSSVMIIAGMPWLDHSPARSLRYRPDWHKWVYAVFAVVFVTLGYLGTQLPTAAFTLISQVCTLAYFGFFLLMPWWSTMGTFKPVPTRVTFTPH; encoded by the coding sequence ATGGGCGCGTTCAAGGAGACAAAGCTGCCCGCCGATGCACCGGCGGCCCGGAAGGCACTGGCCTGGGTCGACGACCGCTTTCCGGCCACCAAGCTGTGGAACGATCAGTGGGGCAAGTACCACGCGCCCAAGAATTTCAACGTCTGGTATCTGTTCGGTTCGCTCTCGGCCTTGGTCCTGGTGCTGCAGATCGTCACCGGCATTTTCCTGACGATGCACTACAAGCCCGACGCGACGCTGGCCTTCGGCTCGGTCGAGTACATCATGCGCGAAGTGCCGTGGGGCTGGCTGGTGCGCTACATGCACTCGACCGGCGCGTCGGCCTTCTTCATCGTCGTCTACCTGCACATGGCGCGCGGCCTCATGTACGGCTCGTACCGCAAACCGCGCGAGCTGGTCTGGCTGTTCGGCTTCGGCATCTTTTTATGCCTGATGGCCGAGGCGTTCTTCGGCTACCTGCTGCCGTGGGGCCAGATGTCGTACTGGGGCGCGCAGGTGATCGTCAACCTGTTCGGCGCGATTCCCGTCATCGGCAGCGATTTGTCGCTGTGGATCCGCGGCGATTACGTGGTGTCGGACGCCACGCTGAACCGCTTCTTCGCCTTCCACGTGATCGCCCTGCCCCTGGTCATCATCGGCCTGGTCGTGGCCCACCTGACGGCGCTGCACGAGGTGGGTTCGAACAATCCGGACGGCATCGAAGTCAAGGACCACATCGGCCCGGACGGCTACCCGCTCGACACGATCCCGTCGCACCCGTACTACACCACCAAGGATCTGTTCGGCGTCAGCGTGTTCCTGCTGCTGTTCTCGGCGGTCGTGTTCTTCGCCCCAGAGATGGGCGGCTACTTCCTCGAGTACAACAACTTCCTGCCGGCCGACTCGATGAAAACCCCGTCGCACATCGCGCCGACCTGGTACTTCACGCCGTTCTACTCGGTGCTGCGCGCCACGACGGCCGACTTCATGTACGTGCTGATGGCAGCGGTCGCGGCCTACGTCGTCTTCATCTGGTTCAAGTCGCGCCTGGCCTTCACGACCAAGGCAATCATCGCCGTGGTCGGCCTGCTGCTGGTCATCGGCATGCTGCCGCAAGTGCTCGACGCCAAGTTCTGGGGCGTGGTGCTGTTCGGCTCGTCGGTGATGATCATTGCCGGCATGCCATGGCTGGATCACTCGCCGGCCCGCTCGCTGCGCTACCGTCCCGACTGGCACAAGTGGGTGTATGCGGTGTTTGCCGTGGTGTTCGTGACGCTGGGCTACCTGGGCACGCAATTGCCGACGGCCGCGTTCACGCTGATCTCGCAAGTGTGCACGCTGGCGTACTTCGGGTTCTTCCTCCTGATGCCGTGGTGGAGCACGATGGGCACCTTCAAGCCGGTGCCGACCCGTGTCA